The genomic segment GGAGTTGCCAATCCCCACGCTGACTCTTGGTATTCTGCTTGCGACAAAAGGATTGGGCAGAACTCGAGATATGAAAAAAACTTTTTTTCAAGACGAGGGGGTCTGCCAACTGCTTCGCGTGAAGTGCATGAGTCTGTGGTTTGTCGTTGGAGGGTTCATACAAGGCAATTCCAGGAAGGATGGTTCGGGCACTACTTGGATGGCTCTACCATGGTTAAGGAAGACGCTTCGTGTGGCCGCAAAGTTAGCGTCCCGCGGGCTAGAACGCAATGAAGGGCGATGAGCGGATCCCGAAAATAAGGTACGCTAGCAACGAACTACTTTTGTCTAACTTCTGATCGTCAACATCGCGTGAACATGATGTGAACTTCAAAGACTTAGGTGCCTGAGACTGAAGTCAAATAGCTTTGGGTTTCAATCGCGTATTGCGAACATTTGGAACACGGCATCCCTCAATGATTTGATGCACGCAGACGATAGCAACTGCAATGCAACACTTGGTAACCTCTATGCATCTCAGGCAGACCAATACAAGGCGAATTGTGTCCATCGTCGCTGTTGGAATATCGACAGAAAAGGGTTCACATGGAAGATAGCCTGGGCTGTTGCAAGCAGCTCCTCTGCCACCTATTTCCATCTCGAAGGCAATCATGGACTCCGCCCATTCACTGTTTCTTTCCCATACAAAAGTAAGCATTTCAGTACCGGATCGTTGAGCTGTGTGCCAGCTGAAAGGCGTTGCCCTGCTGACGTGTGTCTCAACAGTCGTCAACCCAGCAACAGTCAAGAGATGATTACATCCAAACATCCCCGATAGCAGCAATATATTAGTGATGGTGATTGCTCGTGTCTGGATTGATTCTCGTGAAGGGCTTCTTTAAGATTTGTGGAGCGATGTGTAAGTGTCTAGGAAATGTTCTGTTATGGATCGTTCGCTACACATGTCTTCCAGTATTTTAGACGTGAGGATGTATTTGCGAGCTATAGCACTCAGCAACAAAAATCACTAGGACTGAGATTGACTCAACGGTCAAGAAGTTCTTTTGACTTGTTTCTCACCTTTTCTATCAATGCGAGACTTGACTCTTCAGTCGCAGATAAGCCTCGGAGTCGAACTCCAGTAGGTAAAAGTGCTGCATGTCATTAGCCATGATTCAGATCGAAGGAGGCTCGCAGGAAACGACGTTTAGGACCAGTGATAGGGATAGTCACTTGTGACCTCAATTCTCAATTGTCTCTCTGCTTCATAGAGACCCTAGAGTTTCCATTCAATATATGCTCCAGGCTTTATGGAGACTCCGCAACTTCTCCAGTATGACGCCATAGCATTAGGCCCTGATTTTAGAATCTCCAATGATACTAGGTTGTAGACTCATGATAATGATAACGTAATGAGATCATGTTGAGTGGTCACATTATATCATCGCAATAGCCATGTCCTGGATGCTCGTGTTCGGTATGCCGAATACCTAACCCGAATCACTACCCAAGGTCAGCAGAGTCATCAATTACAAATGTCCCATTTCATCGCTGATAAGCACTTGGCACAGGTCTCAGAAACTCAAAATCCATTACGGGAGTATGAGGGAAGACCATGATGAGAAGTAAGCTCGCCGTAATAATGCGATTAGTCCTCATATCGGATTAATCGGTTACCAAGCTTCGATATTTGACCTAGGCCAAAACCGTTATTCGAACATTGAAACAAGTCATCGAGATCGAAACAGGTGTGAGAATTGAGATTCCTGATTCCCAGTTTTTCATTCTCTCTTCCCCAAGTCCTCGCGGCGCATGTCATTATTCAGCCCTCAGCCCGCACGAACGCAAACCATCACGACTTGAAATGGCCTCGACTACACAAAAGTCGGCGATTCCATCATCATCGTTAGCTTCCAAGTTCCAGCGATTAAACGGCTCTCGAGCGATTGCGAGAGTCTTACGATGGAACACGACATGGGCGCTCGCCGAATGCCCTTTCTGCGAGCAACCTCATGAGCATTCAATCAGCTTCTTCCCCAGCGCCGATGAGAGTCTACGCCAGCCTAGTTCAAACAGTCCTTACACCTTTCGAGGATTAGAGCCTGCGACCATGTGGTTCTTTATTGCACCATGCCATACCGCCGGCTACGCATACAGGCTTGTCTTCCCTTTTGAGAAGCACGATGCTGTGAGATGGCTTTCCTGGGAGATCAAGACATCTACTTCCGAAAAGAACGAAGGATCACACTTTCAGTGTTTTGAAACCATTGGTTTCAGAAAATCTGGACTGAACGCTCTGCCTGAGTTCAGCCGTTTGGATCATCGTATCAGCGTGACGGACCGGTTTGAGAACATCAGTGTCAAAGACCACGCTATTCCTTCTGGAAACGAGAGACAATAAAATGGCATTGAGCCAGCCCGGGCAAGAGGATCTCTGAAGCCTGACACAGAAGCAAGTGAAAAAGAGGATTGTTGGGGTTGCGTCCACGACTACGCGACTTGCCCTCACTTCAACCACGACCTACGCATTGAAGGAACTATAGGATCTTCGAGGCTATCTATAGAGATAGCTCATGGCAATCGCACATACGTTCAGGAACTCTTACGATTAGGCGCAGACGTCAATGCAGGTGACAACCGAGGCCGTACACCCCTAATGGAGGCAGCTTTCTGGACCCGCGTCGAATTAGTCTGGATACTCCTCGCCGCCGGGGCAAATGCGCAACAGAAAAATCGAGACGGGCGTGTCGCTGCAGAGTTTGCCGAGGAGAATGAGAGAAACAACGAAGAGAGGGAGTATCGACATGTCGACTACGCGGAGAAACCATTGAAGTCAAAGAGTCGTCGAAGACATATCAGGGCACTTCTCGGAGTTGCGCCTCCTTTACAAGCCCAAGTCGCCAAGTCCGATTTCGCAAATTTATTCCAACCCCGGTTTGTCAAATCGCCAGTCGCGAAGACTGCTCTTTTGATAAATCCGAGACGAGGCATCCCAATCGCGCAACAGGATCAGACAATAGGGGTTCTCCTCTGAGGCAGACTATTTGAGCCGGTTGTTGCCGTTGGCGGTTGGACTGGTGGTGGCTCCCAGTCCCCGTTTAGTGGCAACGATTACAGCAGGCTGGACTCCAACTACTGGGCTCACAAGACGCTGAGCTTTGCGAAGAGAATCGGGTTCACTTCGACGAACACGAGTTAGATCCTGATTCTGTGAGAGGTTTGTACCACGCCAGTCACGTTGTAGCTCAGTTGCTTTGCTTCGTCGCGCATAAACATCAGCTGTTTATTGAGAACGAGGATGATCGCGACAGACAGATCAGGCTTGAGATCTTATTCCACTACCAGCACATGGAGACGCTCACTAAAGCGGAGATTGTGACCAGTCAGAAGCCATATCCCAGTTGCCTGATGTTTATGGAATATCTGGCGAAACGGATGTGGCTAGATTTCGTGGTTGTGGTCGCTGAAGAGATTGTCTTCACATGAGTTGATCAGAATTGGTAATGGTTGAGAAGGAGTATAGTGTAATGGGCCAGTAATTCAGATGCCACCGAGCAGGAATGATAATTTGAGCGGGATGGTGTATCGACTTCGAGTATCCTGGAAGCATCTCAGTGCCGGTTTCGCGGTTGGTCCTTAACAGCAATCATTCATCTTAACGGTCGGCTCTATCGGTTGAGGGGTAGGAAAAGAGCGAAGGGTGACTGACGTGGGTAAAGAAATCCCTAAACCATCAAGATATGAGCACTTTTGTCGGGAGATCCGAAGATTGAATTGATACCCATTTATCAGATCCACGTTTTTCATCGTAACTCGGGAAGTGGGTAGAGTGTGATCACTGATGTGATCAGAGATGTTCTCGATATTAGTTCCGGCCCGTCTCTCGCTTCAACCCCACCTCCCACACTCCGCCGGGCTTGGCTGGGCTGAAGATCGGCGCGTCAAGCTTCAACCTTTGCCGCCCCCAAGGACCAACGACTCTTCTCGAATCCTGAACCTGGGGAAAGCAAAGGTCGCCGAGGACGTGTTTAGACATGTGGACTCAGAAAAGTCAAAATCGAGTTAAAGGGGACGGTAAGTTCCTTGCGCTAGAGCCAAGGGATGGCGAAGCCGCGCAGGCGATTCATGAACATGAGCCACACTAAGAGTTCATCCCACTAATAAGGCCCTCTCGGTGGGGCTATTGCGAGCCAAATCGGCCAATTGTGCATTTGTTTAACCTTCTAAAAACAAACCTCGCAGACCCAAAGATTTTCCCCACGACGCTTGTTTGTCGAAATGACCCTTAATGTTGGGTTTCCCTAGGGGCTGGCATGACGATTTGCAAATGAGGCTCAGATGTGGACAACGTCACCCGGCTCGGAGGACGCGTCCTTCTTACCGGTTAGCACGGCGATCACCGTCTTGGTGAAAAGTCCGATCGAAAAAGGGAGTTGAAGTTGGAGGCTTTCTGTTATATAAACAGCCCGCGATGTCAGCCCTGAAATGTAGAGGTTCTTGAGGAGCATCGCAAACCAACAACACATCCCGATCGCTGCTCACCTTCGCTTCAAAGCTTGAAACCAAGATGAAGTTCACAAACACCTGCCTGCTGATGGCAGCTTCGGCCGCGGCCCAGACTACCGCCCCAGCCCCGACAGCAACCTCCGGCTCCGGATCCCTCCCGTCTGTGACCCTCGACTACTGTACCGTCGTCGCCACCGCCGGCAACGAGTCCGTCGGCTACTACAAGTACCAAAACATCCGCTACGCCGCCGTTCCCACCGGCGACCTTCGATGGGCCAAGCCCCAAGCGCCCCCCGTCGAGACGGAAGTCAGCACTGGTGACCTGGCCTCGGCCGATGTCGCCTGCAGCTCCGCCGAGGACTGCCTTTACGTCGATGTCTGGGCTCCCGCCGATGCTGCGGGCAAGAACCTCCCCGTGATGGTGTGGACCTACGGTGGTGGCTTCACTGGCGGAAGCAAGTCTGAGAACACTCCGGAGGGTCTCTTTGACCTTTCCACCGACTTCGTCTACGTCGCGTACAACTACCGTCTCGGTATGACTGGCCTTGCCAACGGTCCTACCTTCTTGCACGAGGGTGGTACTTCCAACACCGCAATCTGGGATGTCACGGCCGCTTTCGAGTGGACCAAGAAGTACATTAGCAACTTTGGCGGTAACCCCGACGATGTCACCGCCGTGGGCTTCTCTGCCGGCGGCTCCCAGACTCTCTTCCAGATGACTGTAAGTACTCGTCTTCAACTAACCTTTAGGCGTCTAAGCTGACCCTCTTGAAGCGCTTCGCTGGCCACGCCGAACAGCTCTACAACCGCGCCTACGTCATGTCTCCCGGCTTCGTCCCCGGCGCCGGCCACCAGCACGCCGAAGCCTTCTGGCAAAACGTCTCCACCGAGGCCGGCTGCTCCGGCGGCAGCCTCGAGTGCATGCGCTCCATCGACTTCGATACCCTCAACACGGCCGCCACCACGGTCCAGGACGCCTACGACTACCAGTTCCAGCCCCGCGTCGACGGCGACATCATCGCTGACACCTATGAGGCCCAGTTCTACCAGCGCCGCTTCAACTTCTCCGGCCCCGTCGTCATCACCCACGAGCAGCACGAGGCCAACGGCCAGGCCTACGACGGCGTGAACACCACCGAGGATGTCGCTGCTTATCTCCGCATCTTCTTCCCCGCCATCAACGATGCCGTTGTCGACGAGATCCTGTCGCTTTACCCCGAAGATGACTACACCTCCCCTGGTCTGCGCTTCTCCGACATGAAGCAGCACTTTGATCTGACTGCCCATAACCTGGCTCTGACCCACGCCATGAACAACCAGACCTGGAACGCAATGGTTGCGCTTGATCAGGCCACTCACGGCACTGACCAGAGCTACTACTGTAAGCTTGTTTCCTCTCCCACTCTATATATCACATATCATCTAACGCATCACATAGGGTACAGCACCTACTCCCTATCCGACTCCACCTCCAGCACCGGCACCACCACGTCCAACTCCACCACCTCTAACTCAACCGCTACCTCCGCCGCCGCTTCGGCAACCGCTTCCTCTAGCGCAGGTGGCCCTCCCTCCGGTGGTGCCGGCGGACCCGGCGGTGGCTCTACCTCCGTCAATGCCACTGTCGCCGTCATGATGCAGAAGTACCTCATGTCCTTCGTCCTGACCGGCAACCCCAACACCATGTGGCCCGAGGACAAGATTGAGTGGCCCCAGTACGGCAACAGCTCTGCTGCCGGCACCCAGCTCGTCTTCAACACCACCTTCTACCTTGAGGAGGACGACCTGGCGAATGCCCAGGCCAAGTTCTGGAACAAGGCTCTTTGGTACTGAGCGAAATGATGCCGTTGATACCCCCCTACTCTAGTCATGGGACTTTTTCTTGTTTGTATTGAGTATTGTTATAAAAGTACATAAACATGTCGGTTTAAAATCATCCAGGCGTCCAACCAACTCAACTCGTGAGACAGATTATACTATCTATCATATTAAGGCATG from the Colletotrichum lupini chromosome 3, complete sequence genome contains:
- a CDS encoding esterase, giving the protein MSLAMIQIEGGSQETTFRTSDRDSHLDPRVSIQYMLQALWRLRNFSMVTLYHRNSHVLDARVRYAEYLTRITTQGLRNSKSITGAKTVIRTLKQVIEIETGVRIEIPDSQFFILSSPSPRGACHYSALSPHERKPSRLEMASTTQKSAIPSSSLASKFQRLNGSRAIARVLRWNTTWALAECPFCEQPHEHSISFFPSADESLRQPSSNSPYTFRGLEPATMWFFIAPCHTAGYAYRLVFPFEKHDAVRWLSWEIKTSTSEKNEGSHFQCFETIGFRKSGLNALPEFSRLDHRISVTDRFENIKASEKEDCWGCVHDYATCPHFNHDLRIEGTIGSSRLSIEIAHGNRTYVQELLRLGADVNAGDNRGRTPLMEAAFWTRVELVWILLAAGANAQQKNRDGRVAAEFAEENERNNEEREYRHVDYAEKPLKSKSRRRHIRALLGVAPPLQAQVAKSDFANLFQPRLFEPVVAVGGWTGGGSQSPFSGNDYSRLDSNYWAHKTLSFAKRIGFTSTNTTQLLCFVAHKHQLFIENEDDRDRQIRLEILFHYQHMETLTKAEIVTSQKPYPSCLMFMEYLAKRMWLDFVVVVAEEICNGPVIQMPPSRNDNLSGMVYRLRVSWKHLSAGFAVALLSGDPKIELIPIYQIHVFHRNSGKMFSILVPARLSLQPHLPHSAGLGWAEDRRVKLQPLPPPRTNDSSRILNLGKAKVAEDVFRHAQMWTTSPGSEDASFLPVSTAITVLVKRASQTNNTSRSLLTFASKLETKMKFTNTCLLMAASAAAQTTAPAPTATSGSGSLPSVTLDYCTVVATAGNESVGYYKYQNIRYAAVPTGDLRWAKPQAPPVETEVSTGDLASADVACSSAEDCLYVDVWAPADAAGKNLPVMVWTYGGGFTGGSKSENTPEGLFDLSTDFVYVAYNYRLGMTGLANGPTFLHEGGTSNTAIWDVTAAFEWTKKYISNFGGNPDDVTAVGFSAGGSQTLFQMTRFAGHAEQLYNRAYVMSPGFVPGAGHQHAEAFWQNVSTEAGCSGGSLECMRSIDFDTLNTAATTVQDAYDYQFQPRVDGDIIADTYEAQFYQRRFNFSGPVVITHEQHEANGQAYDGVNTTEDVAAYLRIFFPAINDAVVDEILSLYPEDDYTSPGLRFSDMKQHFDLTAHNLALTHAMNNQTWNAMVALDQATHGTDQSYYWYSTYSLSDSTSSTGTTTSNSTTSNSTATSAAASATASSSAGGPPSGGAGGPGGGSTSVNATVAVMMQKYLMSFVLTGNPNTMWPEDKIEWPQYGNSSAAGTQLVFNTTFYLEEDDLANAQAKFWNKALWY